In a genomic window of Occallatibacter riparius:
- a CDS encoding DedA family protein: MEWLAACIQDLLARWGYLALSAGLLGENAGLPLPGETILMYSAFIAHKTHELNLLLVILVATAAAVVGDNVGFFAGRWLGPRLLGWLERKFNMGEDIATARDQMRCHGGATIFWARYVVGLRTVAGPVAGALNMEWRSFLLYNALGAVTWVTSVAVIAYFSASKIDSLAGYIEKVSWVVSGSIFAIGYIYWRRRKKRLQQFGPECGGRRAESRRAA; this comes from the coding sequence ATGGAATGGCTCGCCGCGTGTATTCAGGATTTGCTTGCCCGATGGGGCTATCTCGCACTCTCCGCAGGGCTTCTGGGCGAAAACGCGGGCTTGCCCCTGCCTGGCGAGACCATCCTGATGTACTCGGCCTTCATCGCCCATAAGACTCACGAACTCAATCTGCTGCTGGTGATCCTCGTGGCTACCGCGGCCGCGGTGGTCGGCGACAACGTTGGGTTCTTCGCCGGGCGCTGGCTCGGACCTCGACTTCTTGGCTGGCTGGAGCGCAAATTCAACATGGGCGAGGACATTGCCACTGCCCGCGACCAGATGCGCTGCCACGGTGGCGCAACGATTTTCTGGGCGCGCTATGTCGTCGGTCTCCGCACCGTCGCCGGTCCTGTTGCAGGAGCCCTGAACATGGAGTGGCGCTCCTTCCTGCTCTATAACGCCCTGGGCGCCGTCACCTGGGTCACCTCGGTCGCGGTCATCGCCTACTTCTCCGCCAGCAAGATTGACTCGCTCGCCGGCTATATCGAGAAGGTCTCGTGGGTGGTTTCGGGCTCCATCTTCGCAATCGGGTACATCTATTGGAGACGCCGCAAAAAGCGCCTTCAGCAGTTCGGCCCCGAATGTGGCGGCAGACGTGCCGAATCTCGTCGGGCCGCCTAG